Proteins encoded together in one Impatiens glandulifera chromosome 1, dImpGla2.1, whole genome shotgun sequence window:
- the LOC124918639 gene encoding protein AUXIN SIGNALING F-BOX 2-like, producing MNNFPDDVLENIFDYLKSNQDRNAVSLVCKSWYRVEGFNRKRVFIRNCYAISPEKTLSRFPRLSSLTLKGRPHFAHFNLVPPDWGGFVYPWIEAMAKSCVNLEDLRLKRMVVSDESLKLISKAFVNFKALNLVGCQGFTTAGISAIASNCRFIKELDLHENDVEDLEGKWLNCFPETCTSLVSLNFACLKGEVNLLALERLVARCRNLTSLRLNNSVPLETLHKILNQAPQLVDLGMGPIVYNADYEMSQKLNRDFQKCTSIRSLSSGFVEVARRCSLSAVYVVCKNLTTLNLRYASRINCHELFNIIDNCSNLQRLSILDHIGDFGLSVVSSACKKLQELKVFPTNSHALGNSFLTEAGLVAISRGCTKLESLLYFCHRMTNAALITVSKNCPNFTRFRLSIHDPTEPDPTTSQPLDEGFGAIVQSSKGTLKQLSVSGLLTDKVFLYIGMYAEQLEMLSIAFAGKCDKGMLYVLNGCKKLKELEIRNISFQNETLLAMDVEKYETLRSLWISSREITVGGCMAVAEMVARLNVEIMWRFAYAADTNRMDKIYLYRSMVGKRRDAPGFVSTL from the exons ATGAATAATTTCCCCGATGACGTTCTGGAGAACATATTCGATTACTTAAAGTCGAATCAGGACAGAAACGCTGTATCTCTGGTGTGTAAGTCGTGGTACAGGGTTGAAGGGTTCAACAGGAAGAGGGTTTTCATCAGGAATTGTTATGCGATCAGTCCTGAGAAGACACTCTCCAGGTTCCCTAGGCTTAGTTCCCTCACGCTTAAAGGAAGGCCTCATTTCGCTCACTTCAATCTGGTCCCTCCTGATTGGGGAGGATTTGTTTACCCTTGGATTGAGGCAATGGCCAAGAGTTGTGTCAATCTGGAGGATCTCAGATTGAAGAGGATGGTGGTTTCTGATGAGAGTCTTAAGCTCATTTCTAAAGCTTTTGTAAATTTTAAGGCTTTGAATTTAGTTGGCTGTCAGGGCTTCACTACTGCTGGCATCTCTGCCATTGCTTCCAATTGCAG ATTTATCAAAGAGCTAGATCTACATGAGAATGATGTTGAGGATCTTGAAGGGAAATGGCTTAATTGCTTTCCAGAAACCTGCACATCACTTGTCTCCTTAAATTTTGcatgcctcaaaggagaagtgAATTTGTTAGCCCTCGAGAGACTAGTAGCAAGATGTCGTAATCTCACCAGTCTTAGATTGAACAACTCAGTCCCTCTCGAAACTCTTCACAAGATTTTGAATCAAGCACCACAACTAGTTGACCTAGGGATGGGACCTATTGTGTACAATGCAGATTATGAGATGAGCCAAAAATTGAACAGAGATTTCCAGAAATGCACGTCGATAAGAAGCCTGTCGTCTGGCTTCGTGGAAGTTGCTCGTCGTTGCAGCTTGTCTGCTGTTTATGTTGTTTGCAAGAACCTGACCACTCTGAATTTGAGATATGCTTCCAGGATCAATTGCCATGAGCTTTTCAATATCATAGACAATTGCTCCAATTTACAGCGTTTATCG ATTTTGGATCACATTGGAGATTTTGGTTTATCAGTAGTGTCTTCAGCTTGCAAGAAGCTACAAGAACTAAAGGTTTTCCCTACCAATTCACATGCCTTGGGCAACTCTTTCCTAACCGAGGCAGGCCTAGTTGCTATCTCCCGGGGCTGCACGAAACTCGAATCATTATTATACTTCTGCCATCGAATGACAAACGCTGCCCTCATAACAGTCTCCAAAAACTGTCCCAACTTCACCCGTTTCCGTCTCTCTATCCACGACCCAACCGAACCGGACCCCACCACCTCCCAACCACTTGATGAAGGTTTCGGAGCAATAGTCCAATCCAGCAAGGGCACCTTAAAACAGTTATCAGTCTCGGGTCTTCTAACCGACAAGGTATTCCTCTATATAGGAATGTACGCGGAGCAACTAGAAATGCTTTCGATCGCGTTTGCTGGCAAGTGCGATAAGGGAATGTTGTATGTGTTAAACGGTTGCAAGAAGTTAAAGGAGTTGGAAATTAGGAATATTTCTTTTCAGAATGAGACACTTTTGGCAATGGATGTGGAGAAGTACGAGACATTACGATCCCTTTGGATTTCGTCGCGTGAGATTACGGTTGGAGGGTGTATGGCGGTTGCGGAGATGGTGGCGAGGCTGAATGTTGAGATTATGTGGAGATTTGCCTATGCGGCTGATACAAATAGAATGGATAAGATTTATCTTTATAGGAGTATGGTTGGGAAAAGGAGAGATGCGCCTGGTTTTGTTTCTACATTGTAG
- the LOC124921357 gene encoding coiled-coil domain-containing protein 1, with amino-acid sequence MTEFRNDEEEEMATKLSKPNPNSTVLGKTTKNDENDDEVVSKKQKLQEITSVDEKLDEEDDEEDDVEYDLNGNDGDDNEDEDDEDEDSNGKEVVDRKGKGKLIEESESSSDSDSGGDAEYDSDDSDLSDDPLAEVDLDNILPSRTRRNVPQRGIQIGNNDNKSDNHDA; translated from the coding sequence ATGACGGAATTTAGGAAcgatgaggaagaagaaatgGCAACGAAGCTTTCCAAACCTAATCCCAATAGCACTGTCTTAGGCAAGACGACGAAGAACGATGAAAATGACGACGAAGTTGTTAGCAAGAAGCAGAAGCTGCAAGAAATTACTTCCGTGGATGAGAAGCTTGACGAGGAAGATGATGAGGAAGATGACGTGGAGTATGATCTGAATGGAAATGACGGTGATGACaacgaagatgaagatgatgaagatgaggacTCAAATGGTAAAGAGGTGGTCGATCGTAAAGGAAAAGGTAAACTTATTGAAGAATCTGAAAGTTCAAGTGATTCTGATTCTGGTGGAGATGCTGAATATGACAGCGATGATAGCGATCTCTCTGATGATCCACTTGCAGAGGTCGATTTGGACAACATTCTTCCTTCAAGAACTCGCAGGAATGTTCCACAGCGTGGTATCCAAATCGGTAACAATGACAACAAGAGTGATAATCATGATGCATAA